One segment of Cetobacterium sp. NK01 DNA contains the following:
- the acpS gene encoding holo-ACP synthase — MKFIGIGNDIVEIERISKAIGKNGFKERVFTSKEIAQIQEKGDKAESYAGRFSAKEAISKALGTGVRGFNLVDIEILNNSLGKPEVILKGNLENKNDRFIVDISISHCKEYATAVAIIMEREVK; from the coding sequence ATGAAATTTATAGGAATAGGAAATGATATTGTAGAAATAGAAAGAATATCAAAAGCTATTGGAAAAAATGGTTTTAAAGAGAGAGTCTTTACATCAAAGGAGATAGCCCAAATACAGGAAAAAGGAGATAAAGCAGAAAGTTATGCAGGAAGATTTTCGGCTAAAGAAGCTATATCTAAAGCTTTAGGAACTGGAGTAAGAGGATTTAATCTTGTAGATATAGAGATTTTAAATAACTCTTTAGGAAAACCTGAGGTAATTTTAAAAGGTAATTTAGAAAATAAAAATGATAGATTTATAGTGGATATATCAATATCTCATTGTAAAGAGTATGCAACAGCTGTTGCGATAATAATGGAAAGAGAGGTAAAATGA
- a CDS encoding TatD family hydrolase, translating into MKLVDTHCHLDNEKFDEDRLEVIERIKENLEFCVNIGYDLASSKKSLELAKEYDFIYAVIGVHPIDIAEYSEEVEKELELLGKNPKVVAIGEIGLDYHWMTEPKEVQQERFKKQLELAERLNKPVVIHTRDAMEDTVNILKEYPNITGVIHCYPGSLETAKQLVDRFYLGIGGTLTFKNSKKAVEVVKDIPLDRIVIETDCPYLTPEPFRGKRNEPIYVEYVAKKIAEIKEISVEDVTKITTENAKKLYRIG; encoded by the coding sequence ATGAAATTAGTGGATACACATTGTCATTTAGACAATGAAAAATTCGATGAAGATAGATTAGAAGTAATAGAAAGAATAAAAGAAAATTTAGAGTTTTGTGTAAATATAGGATATGACTTAGCTAGTTCTAAAAAAAGCTTAGAGTTAGCCAAAGAATATGATTTTATATATGCTGTAATAGGAGTTCATCCAATTGATATAGCTGAGTATAGTGAAGAGGTTGAAAAAGAACTTGAACTCCTAGGAAAAAATCCAAAGGTTGTAGCCATTGGTGAGATAGGATTAGATTATCATTGGATGACAGAACCTAAAGAGGTTCAACAAGAGAGATTCAAAAAACAACTAGAGCTTGCAGAAAGATTAAATAAACCAGTTGTTATTCATACAAGAGATGCTATGGAAGATACTGTTAACATTTTAAAAGAGTATCCAAATATAACTGGAGTTATTCACTGTTATCCAGGGTCTTTAGAAACAGCAAAGCAATTGGTTGATAGATTTTACTTAGGAATTGGTGGAACTTTAACTTTTAAAAATAGCAAAAAAGCAGTTGAAGTTGTAAAAGATATTCCTTTAGATAGGATAGTTATTGAAACTGATTGTCCATATTTAACTCCAGAACCTTTCAGAGGAAAAAGAAATGAACCTATTTACGTTGAATATGTAGCAAAGAAAATAGCTGAAATAAAAGAGATTAGTGTTGAAGATGTTACAAAAATAACTACAGAAAACGCTAAGAAGCTATATAGAATAGGTTAG